One Clarias gariepinus isolate MV-2021 ecotype Netherlands chromosome 5, CGAR_prim_01v2, whole genome shotgun sequence genomic region harbors:
- the stx19 gene encoding syntaxin-19 gives MKDRLEELRLQIKANQQRQDDYSFNQHEEEEPMSFVGRWPQAVLFETEPVLENFLDEAKRIRDSLEDLEAEVKKFSQQQRNFVATMRRLSVMKKESSFTRAIKLQAENLHKKLDALSNQVKLTETALGASAATSRIQRSQYDALFHRFQEIMRQYNDSLLSKQDKCKQFIIRQLEISGREVSEEEVEKMVEQGKWDVFNENILVDVKITRTQLSEIEQRHKELLTLENNMKDLRELFLDVFMLVEEQGVQINNIQANVEKTEDYVMVTNEKFKLASRYRRKNPLRRLCCCCCPWA, from the coding sequence ATGAAAGATCGTTTAGAAGAGCTCCGTCTGCAGATCAAAGCCAATCAGCAACGTCAAGATGATTACTCTTTCAACCAACATGAGGAGGAAGAGCCAATGTCCTTTGTTGGCCGGTGGCCACAAGCTGTGCTCTTTGAGACTGAGCCGGTGCTGGAGAACTTCCTGGATGAGGCCAAGCGTATTCGTGACAGCCTTGAAGATCTGGAGGCTGAGGTTAAAAAGTTCAGCCAGCAGCAGAGAAACTTTGTGGCCACAATGCGGCGCCTCAGCGTCATGAAAAAAGAGAGCAGCTTCACTCGGGCTATAAAGCTGCAGGCTGAGAACCTACATAAGAAACTCGATGCCCTTTCAAATCAGGTTAAGCTCACTGAGACTGCACTAGGGGCATCAGCTGCCACATCCCGCATCCAACGTTCCCAGTATGATGCACTCTTCCACCGGTTCCAGGAGATCATGCGTCAGTACAATGACTCGCTCCTGAGCAAGCAAGACAAATGCAAACAGTTCATCATCAGGCAGCTGGAGATCTCTGGCCGAGAGGTATCAGAGGAAGAAGTGGAAAAGATGGTAGAACAGGGTAAGTGGGATGTTTTTAATGAGAACATTCTGGTGGATGTCAAGATCACTCGCACACAGTTATCTGAGATAGAACAGCGCCACAAAGAACTGCTCACCCTTGAGAACAACATGAAGGACCTAAGAGAACTctttttagatgtttttatgcttgtGGAAGAGCAAGGAGTGCAAATTAACAATATCCAGGCCAATGTAGAGAAGACTGAGGACTATGTAATGGTTACAAATGAAAAATTCAAATTGGCTTCGAGATACAGGAGGAAGAACCCTTTAAGAAGactgtgctgctgctgctgcccaTGGGCCTGA
- the rsph1 gene encoding radial spoke head 1 homolog, whose amino-acid sequence MSDVESEGFEDEQVFHGEYEGERNEAGERHGAGRAVLPNGDIYQGMYEQGARSGTGTYRFKNGARYIGDYRMNLKHGQGVFYYPDGSKYDGSWVEDQRQGHGIYTYPNGDIYDGEWHQHQRHGHGVYTYNETGCKYAGTWVMGKMESVGELIHLNYKYQGNFHNNNPLGPGKHVFDVGCEQHGEYLRVDQDKEDAEEEELVITTALKWKPKALTCLSTIQ is encoded by the exons ATGTCGGACGTTGAGTCTGAAGGATTTGAAGATGAGCAAGTATTTCATGGA gaATATGAAGGTGAGCGGAATGAAGCAGGTGAGAGGCATGGTGCTGGGAGAGCAGTTCTGCCCAATGGAGACATCTACCAGGGAATGTATGAACAGGGGGCCAGATCTGGAACG GGGACCTACAGATTTAAAAATGGGGCTCGATACATAGGGGACTATAGAATGAACCTGAAACATGGACAAGGTGTTTTCTATTACCCTGATGGCTCCAAATATGATG GCTCATGGGTGGAGGACCAGCGTCAGGGTCATGGGATTTACACATATCCGAATGGAGACATCTACGATGGGGAGTGGCACCAGCATCAAAG ACATGGTCACGGTGTTTACACATACAATGAAACGGGGTGTAAGTATGCTGGCACATGGGTTATGGGTAAGATGGAGTCAGTGGGAGAGTTAATCCATTTGAACTACAAATATCAAGGCAACTTTCACAACAATAAT CCCTTAGGTCCTGGGAAGCATGTGTTTGATGTTGGATGTGAGCAGCATGGGGAGTATCTGCGGGTAGATCAG GATAAAGAAGATGCAGAAGAGGAGGAACTTGTCATTACCACTGCTTTGAAATGGAAACCCAAAGCTTTGACCTGCTTATCAACCATCCAGTAA